The following are encoded in a window of Streptomyces sp. SAT1 genomic DNA:
- a CDS encoding FAD-binding protein, translating into MAGTVTNWAGNITYSTGRVHRPGSADALRALVAGSAKVRALGSGHSFNTIADPGADGVLLSLAALPPEVEVDTAARTVRVGGGVRYAQLARRVHGHGLALANMASLPHISVAGSVATGTHGSGVANGPLAAAVREVELVTADGSTVRIGRGDARFGGAVTSLGALGVVTALVLDLEPAYAVEQHVFTELPLEGLNFEAVAGAAYSVSLFTDWRDAGFRQVWLKRRTDQPLADFPWAVPAKAALHPVPGMPADNCTAQHGVPGPWHERLPHFRAEFTPSSGAELQSEYLLPRGDALAALHAVEAVRDAVAPVLQTCEVRTVAADGQWLSPSHGRDSVALHFTWVEDTAAVLPAVRRLEAALEPFGPRPHWGKVFTLPAAALRERCPRLADFRALARELDPAGKFTNAFVRDLLNG; encoded by the coding sequence ATGGCCGGGACCGTGACCAACTGGGCGGGCAACATCACCTACAGCACCGGGCGGGTGCACCGCCCCGGGTCGGCCGACGCCCTGCGGGCGCTGGTCGCCGGGAGCGCGAAGGTGCGCGCCCTGGGCAGCGGGCACTCCTTCAACACGATCGCCGACCCGGGCGCCGACGGCGTGCTCCTCTCGCTCGCGGCGCTGCCGCCCGAGGTGGAGGTGGACACCGCGGCCCGCACGGTCCGGGTCGGCGGCGGGGTGCGGTACGCGCAGCTGGCCCGCCGGGTCCACGGGCACGGCCTCGCGCTGGCCAACATGGCCTCGCTGCCGCACATCTCCGTGGCCGGTTCGGTGGCGACCGGCACGCACGGCTCCGGCGTGGCCAACGGACCGCTGGCCGCCGCCGTCCGCGAGGTGGAACTCGTCACGGCGGACGGCTCCACGGTACGGATCGGGCGGGGCGACGCCCGGTTCGGCGGGGCCGTCACCTCCCTCGGGGCGCTCGGCGTCGTCACCGCGCTGGTCCTCGATTTGGAGCCGGCCTACGCCGTGGAGCAGCACGTGTTCACCGAACTCCCCCTGGAGGGGCTGAACTTCGAGGCGGTGGCCGGTGCCGCGTACAGCGTCAGCCTCTTCACCGACTGGCGGGACGCGGGGTTCCGGCAGGTGTGGCTCAAGCGGCGCACCGACCAGCCCCTCGCGGACTTCCCGTGGGCGGTGCCCGCGAAGGCCGCGCTGCACCCGGTGCCCGGGATGCCGGCGGACAACTGCACCGCGCAGCACGGCGTGCCGGGCCCCTGGCACGAGCGGCTGCCGCACTTCCGGGCGGAGTTCACCCCGAGCAGCGGCGCCGAACTCCAGTCGGAGTACCTGCTGCCGCGCGGCGACGCCCTGGCGGCCCTGCACGCCGTCGAGGCGGTCCGGGACGCGGTGGCGCCGGTGCTCCAAACCTGCGAGGTGCGCACCGTCGCCGCCGACGGGCAGTGGCTGAGCCCGAGCCACGGACGGGACTCGGTGGCGCTGCACTTCACCTGGGTCGAGGACACCGCGGCGGTGCTCCCGGCCGTACGGCGCCTGGAGGCGGCGCTGGAGCCGTTCGGCCCGCGTCCGCACTGGGGCAAGGTGTTCACCCTGCCGGCCGCCGCGCTGCGCGAGCGCTGTCCGCGGCTGGCGGACTTCCGGGCGCTGGCCCGCGAACTGGATCCCGCCGGGAAGTTCACCAACGCCTTCGTCCGCGATCTGCTCAACGGCTGA
- a CDS encoding cellulose-binding domain-containing protein, producing MPDQPSPQDAAEAALPAECWDAVLSYAGLCTSGSAAAGELATESFALGLREVRAADAGALRGRRTPRLPAVPLMLTAVRTTAAAWERAGLGDRLDNDLRLWLNSPQAARYPGPPRHRPLALRGLRDLQEPDAALLWLAEVEALPLVVVARRLGLDPAGVSEGLEQVRALFRDRCRRAHLDSPLDSECRGYARLLDAVTRSAAPLRVPEDLSRHLATCARCAEAAACLQPRAGALPVALAGGVIGWGGLAYLERRRRAADVRLGARRPAPGAADADPGQPGAVRARLVRGGLLAAAVVLSAVALTVSLMPFDGAADDAAHGATDRRTAAAVTPPPADHKADQAPGDGPAPASSASASGPGGSLTGTEAPVPSGDDPDPEPQGTPSAVAGTPGPTGPDPAACRVGYHVVDQWTDGFEATVTVTTGRPLDTWRLAWTFGDGQRVTRMWDATAAQSGSRVTATAARYNASVAAGSTVTFGFVGSRHGGNSAPYDFTLDGQDCATG from the coding sequence ATGCCCGACCAGCCGAGCCCCCAGGACGCCGCCGAGGCCGCGCTGCCGGCCGAGTGCTGGGACGCGGTGCTCTCCTACGCCGGCCTGTGCACCTCCGGTTCCGCGGCGGCCGGGGAACTGGCCACCGAGTCCTTCGCGCTCGGCCTGCGCGAGGTGCGCGCCGCCGACGCCGGGGCGTTACGCGGCCGCCGTACGCCCCGGCTGCCCGCCGTACCGCTGATGCTGACCGCGGTGCGCACCACCGCGGCCGCCTGGGAGCGTGCCGGGCTCGGCGACCGGCTCGACAACGACCTGCGGCTGTGGCTCAACTCCCCGCAGGCCGCCCGCTATCCGGGCCCGCCCCGGCACCGCCCGCTGGCGCTGCGCGGGCTGCGCGACCTCCAGGAGCCGGACGCGGCGCTGCTGTGGCTGGCCGAGGTGGAGGCGCTGCCCCTGGTCGTGGTGGCACGGCGGCTCGGCCTCGACCCGGCCGGGGTGTCGGAGGGACTGGAGCAGGTGCGCGCCCTGTTCCGGGACCGCTGCCGCCGCGCCCACCTCGACTCGCCGCTGGACAGCGAGTGCCGCGGCTACGCCCGGCTGCTGGACGCGGTCACCCGCTCCGCCGCGCCCCTGAGGGTCCCCGAGGACCTCTCCCGCCACCTCGCCACCTGCGCCCGCTGCGCGGAGGCCGCCGCCTGCCTCCAGCCGCGCGCGGGCGCCCTGCCCGTCGCCCTCGCCGGGGGCGTGATCGGCTGGGGCGGCCTCGCCTATCTGGAGCGGCGCCGCCGGGCCGCCGACGTACGCCTCGGCGCGCGCCGGCCCGCGCCCGGCGCGGCGGACGCGGACCCGGGGCAGCCGGGGGCGGTGCGGGCGCGCCTGGTGCGCGGCGGGCTGCTGGCCGCCGCCGTGGTGCTGTCGGCGGTGGCCCTGACGGTGTCGCTGATGCCGTTCGACGGCGCGGCCGACGACGCGGCGCACGGCGCCACGGACCGCCGGACGGCCGCCGCCGTCACCCCGCCGCCCGCCGACCACAAGGCGGACCAGGCCCCCGGCGACGGCCCGGCCCCGGCCTCCTCGGCGTCCGCCTCCGGTCCCGGCGGGTCCCTCACCGGCACCGAGGCGCCCGTGCCCTCGGGGGACGACCCCGACCCCGAGCCCCAGGGCACCCCCTCGGCCGTCGCCGGCACGCCCGGACCGACCGGGCCCGACCCGGCGGCCTGCCGGGTCGGCTACCACGTCGTCGACCAGTGGACCGACGGTTTCGAGGCCACCGTCACCGTCACCACCGGCCGCCCGCTGGACACCTGGCGGCTCGCCTGGACCTTCGGCGACGGCCAGCGCGTCACCCGCATGTGGGACGCCACGGCCGCCCAGAGCGGCTCCCGTGTCACCGCCACCGCCGCGCGGTACAACGCCTCCGTCGCCGCGGGCTCCACCGTCACCTTCGGCTTCGTCGGCTCCCGGCACGGCGGCAACTCCGCGCCGTACGACTTCACGCTCGACGGCCAGGACTGCGCGACGGGCTGA
- a CDS encoding TetR/AcrR family transcriptional regulator has translation MARAGLTADRVVAAAAELADEAGLDGVSLSALARRFDVKDASLYSHVKNLQDLRTRLALLAGGEMIEAIAAAVAGRAGRDALAAFAGAYREYAHRHPGRYAATRLRIDPALVTDLSAMRRTTEITYGMLRAYGLEEPDLTDAVRLLRSTFDGFCALEAAGGFNAARDVDASWDKAVDALHTALTHWPREHPRHD, from the coding sequence ATGGCCCGAGCCGGACTCACCGCCGACCGCGTCGTCGCGGCGGCGGCCGAACTCGCCGACGAGGCCGGGCTCGACGGCGTCAGCCTGTCCGCGCTGGCCCGGCGCTTCGACGTCAAGGACGCCAGTCTGTACTCGCATGTGAAGAACCTCCAGGACCTCCGCACCCGGCTGGCCCTGCTGGCCGGCGGCGAGATGATCGAGGCCATCGCCGCGGCCGTGGCGGGCCGGGCCGGCAGGGACGCGCTGGCCGCGTTCGCCGGTGCCTACCGGGAGTACGCGCACCGGCACCCCGGCCGGTACGCGGCCACCCGGCTGCGGATCGACCCGGCGCTCGTCACCGACCTCTCCGCCATGCGGCGCACCACCGAGATCACCTACGGGATGCTGCGCGCCTACGGCCTGGAGGAACCCGACCTCACCGACGCGGTGCGCCTGCTGCGCAGCACCTTCGACGGCTTCTGCGCGCTGGAGGCCGCGGGCGGCTTCAACGCGGCCCGGGACGTGGACGCGTCCTGGGACAAGGCCGTCGACGCTCTGCACACCGCCCTCACCCACTGGCCCAGGGAGCATCCGCGACATGACTGA
- a CDS encoding Pycsar system effector family protein yields MTADGGPRTSSDPVVPVPNGGRHSHDRAEERIAERLLGTVREDLGRADSKAAVLLSGTLALPAFLVGWHGTPGWHGPADVWLVLAGVFWAVAVGALVGALLPRTGTVRGGDGVTYFGDLVAPRDLAGLSARVAEAGRDPTRWLLVQAVDVSSILSAKYRAIRWGVGSLAPSSALALVWGLVSR; encoded by the coding sequence GTGACCGCCGACGGGGGCCCCCGAACCTCCTCCGACCCGGTCGTGCCCGTGCCGAACGGGGGTCGGCACAGCCACGACCGGGCGGAGGAGCGCATCGCCGAGCGGCTGCTCGGCACGGTCCGCGAGGACCTCGGACGCGCCGACTCGAAAGCCGCCGTCCTGCTGTCCGGGACGCTGGCCCTGCCCGCGTTCCTGGTCGGCTGGCACGGCACACCCGGCTGGCACGGCCCCGCGGACGTGTGGCTGGTGCTCGCCGGGGTGTTCTGGGCCGTCGCGGTCGGCGCGCTGGTCGGCGCGCTGCTGCCGCGCACCGGCACCGTACGCGGCGGGGACGGGGTGACGTACTTCGGCGACCTGGTGGCGCCCCGCGACCTCGCGGGACTGTCCGCCCGGGTCGCCGAGGCCGGCCGCGACCCCACCCGGTGGCTGCTCGTCCAGGCGGTGGACGTCAGCTCGATCCTGTCCGCCAAGTACCGGGCCATCCGCTGGGGAGTGGGCTCGCTCGCCCCCTCCTCGGCACTGGCACTGGTCTGGGGCCTCGTCTCGCGCTGA
- a CDS encoding pyridoxamine 5'-phosphate oxidase family protein, translating into MHAQPGDRLVVESPATGATRRDGEIVALHHEDGTPPYDVRWSDTGEVTLVFPGPDAHIDHLSGPDDAPAPPSAHGSSGAPPAEARPGRPGDIGRRLTAARERCGLSVEETADRARMSPQYLAYLEEYPSDPNPATLLRLADVLGTTLDALRGGGQDLPPGQGYALLRPELRDLGPEECRELLSTHGVGRLALSTSRGPAVFPVNYDVVDGDLVFRTAPGSAPAEAAGAEAAFEVDHIDDAMSRGWSVLAVGRGEAVTDPDAVRRLEERARSTPWAGGPRDLWIRIRPERLTGRRITPRQD; encoded by the coding sequence ATGCACGCTCAGCCAGGCGACCGGCTCGTCGTGGAGAGCCCGGCCACCGGTGCCACCCGGCGCGACGGCGAGATCGTCGCCCTGCACCACGAGGACGGCACGCCGCCCTACGACGTGCGCTGGTCCGACACGGGCGAGGTGACGCTGGTGTTCCCCGGCCCCGACGCGCACATCGACCACCTGTCCGGACCGGACGACGCCCCGGCGCCTCCCTCCGCGCACGGCTCCTCCGGGGCGCCGCCCGCCGAGGCGCGTCCGGGGCGCCCCGGGGACATCGGGCGCCGGCTGACGGCCGCCCGGGAGCGGTGCGGGCTCAGCGTCGAGGAGACGGCCGACCGCGCGCGGATGTCCCCGCAGTACCTCGCGTATCTGGAGGAGTACCCCTCCGACCCCAACCCGGCGACGCTGCTGCGCCTGGCCGATGTGCTGGGCACCACGCTCGACGCGCTGCGCGGCGGCGGCCAGGACCTCCCGCCCGGCCAGGGATACGCCCTGCTGCGGCCCGAACTGCGCGACCTCGGTCCCGAGGAGTGCCGTGAGCTGCTGTCCACGCACGGTGTGGGCCGGCTCGCGCTGTCCACGTCCCGGGGCCCGGCCGTCTTCCCGGTCAACTACGACGTGGTGGACGGCGACCTGGTCTTCCGCACCGCCCCCGGCTCCGCCCCCGCCGAGGCGGCGGGCGCCGAGGCGGCCTTCGAGGTCGACCACATCGACGACGCGATGAGCCGGGGGTGGAGCGTGCTCGCCGTCGGCCGCGGCGAGGCCGTCACCGATCCGGACGCGGTGCGCCGCCTGGAGGAGCGGGCCCGCTCCACGCCCTGGGCGGGCGGCCCCCGCGACCTGTGGATCAGGATTCGCCCGGAGCGGCTGACCGGCCGCCGGATCACCCCTCGGCAGGACTGA
- a CDS encoding radical SAM protein: MGSRTALVEDLMERFPHVPREAVFKEDLLRGGVAFDPSALSDNESGEVKPKSYFIFSFDHGTLPELGEAALRRPPEEIILTGGPYGLRRTVVSVRVNPASPYRVAADEEGLLGLYLDGKRIADVGVPPMPEYYRHTLSNGKSVMEVAPTIQWGYLIYLTVFRVCQYFGAKEECQYCDINHNWRQHKAAGRPYTGVKDVEEVLEALEIIDRYDTQKASTAYTLTGGAITKTVAGRDEADFYGHYAKAIEERFPGRWIGKVVAQALPRDDVQRFKDYGVQIYHPNFEVWDEYLFKMYCPGKERYVGRDEWHKRILDSADIFGARNVIPNFVAGVEMAEPFGFTTVDEAIASTTEGLRFFMSHGITPRFTTWCPEPTTPLGKANPQGAPLEYHIRLLEAYRATMDDFGLSSPPGYGPPGPGRAVFSVSSFMDSLPARDDERESTGQDAAEPSGAGA; this comes from the coding sequence ATGGGCAGCCGTACCGCGCTGGTCGAGGATCTGATGGAGCGCTTCCCGCACGTGCCGCGCGAAGCGGTCTTCAAGGAGGACCTGCTGCGAGGCGGTGTGGCCTTCGACCCCTCCGCGCTCAGCGACAACGAGAGCGGGGAGGTGAAACCGAAGTCGTACTTCATCTTCTCCTTCGACCACGGCACCCTGCCCGAGCTGGGCGAGGCCGCGCTGCGCCGCCCGCCCGAGGAGATCATCCTCACCGGCGGCCCGTACGGCCTGCGGCGCACCGTCGTCTCCGTACGGGTGAATCCCGCCTCGCCCTACCGGGTGGCCGCCGACGAGGAGGGCCTGCTCGGGCTCTACCTCGACGGGAAGCGGATCGCCGACGTCGGTGTGCCGCCCATGCCGGAGTACTACCGGCACACCCTCTCCAACGGGAAGTCCGTGATGGAGGTGGCGCCCACCATCCAGTGGGGCTACCTGATCTACCTCACCGTCTTCCGGGTCTGCCAGTACTTCGGCGCCAAGGAGGAGTGCCAGTACTGCGACATCAACCACAACTGGCGCCAGCACAAGGCGGCCGGCCGGCCCTACACCGGCGTCAAGGACGTGGAGGAGGTCCTGGAGGCGCTGGAGATCATCGACCGGTACGACACCCAGAAGGCGTCCACCGCCTACACCCTCACCGGCGGCGCCATCACCAAGACCGTCGCAGGGCGCGACGAGGCCGACTTCTACGGCCACTACGCCAAGGCCATCGAGGAGCGCTTCCCCGGCCGCTGGATCGGCAAGGTCGTCGCCCAGGCGCTGCCCCGGGACGACGTGCAGCGGTTCAAGGACTACGGCGTGCAGATCTACCACCCCAACTTCGAGGTGTGGGACGAGTATCTGTTCAAGATGTACTGCCCCGGCAAGGAGCGCTACGTCGGCCGCGACGAGTGGCACAAGCGGATCCTCGACTCCGCCGACATCTTCGGTGCCCGCAACGTCATCCCCAACTTCGTGGCGGGCGTGGAGATGGCGGAGCCCTTCGGCTTCACCACCGTCGACGAGGCCATCGCGTCCACCACCGAGGGCCTGCGCTTCTTCATGTCCCACGGCATCACGCCCCGCTTCACCACCTGGTGCCCCGAGCCCACCACCCCGCTCGGCAAGGCCAACCCGCAGGGCGCGCCGCTGGAGTACCACATCCGGCTGCTGGAGGCCTACCGCGCCACCATGGACGACTTCGGCCTCTCCTCGCCCCCCGGCTACGGCCCGCCCGGACCCGGCCGGGCGGTCTTCTCCGTCAGCTCCTTCATGGACAGCCTGCCCGCGCGGGACGACGAGCGGGAGAGCACCGGGCAGGACGCGGCCGAGCCCAGCGGGGCCGGGGCCTGA
- a CDS encoding Crp/Fnr family transcriptional regulator — protein MGLLGDELAFAHALTPPERESVMALGSRRSYPADGHLLTEGDRSTHVMIVISGWVTVSVSTDRGATRLILGLRGPGELLGEMAALDPHPRSATVRALGPVEAQVIPGDAFRRFLALQPRVSGLVIRQLTFRLRSADQERSALASLTVLQRLASRLTELSSAAPSGPYAPSSRAGPASGIRPAGPVVHLAQDELAATVGATREAVAKALRLLRTQNVVRTGNRMVEILDPGLLALLADGHQE, from the coding sequence ATGGGGCTGCTCGGCGATGAGCTGGCATTCGCGCACGCCCTGACGCCCCCGGAACGCGAGAGTGTGATGGCGCTCGGCAGCCGCCGGAGCTACCCGGCCGACGGCCATCTCCTGACCGAGGGCGACCGGTCCACCCATGTGATGATCGTGATATCCGGCTGGGTGACCGTCTCCGTCTCCACCGACCGCGGCGCCACCCGGCTCATCCTCGGACTGCGCGGCCCCGGCGAACTCCTCGGCGAGATGGCCGCCCTGGACCCGCATCCGCGCAGCGCCACCGTACGCGCGCTCGGACCGGTCGAGGCCCAGGTCATACCCGGGGACGCCTTCCGCCGCTTCCTCGCCCTCCAGCCCCGCGTCAGCGGTCTGGTCATACGCCAGCTCACCTTCCGGCTCCGCAGCGCCGACCAGGAACGGTCCGCGCTCGCCTCCCTCACCGTGCTGCAACGCCTCGCCAGCCGGCTCACCGAACTCTCCTCGGCCGCGCCCTCGGGCCCCTACGCCCCCTCCTCCCGGGCGGGCCCCGCGAGCGGCATCCGCCCGGCCGGGCCCGTCGTCCACCTCGCCCAGGACGAACTGGCCGCCACGGTCGGCGCCACCCGCGAGGCCGTCGCCAAGGCCCTGCGCCTGCTGCGCACCCAGAACGTCGTGCGCACCGGCAACCGGATGGTGGAGATCCTCGACCCCGGGCTGCTCGCGCTCCTCGCGGACGGCCACCAGGAGTAG